The following coding sequences are from one Pelmatolapia mariae isolate MD_Pm_ZW linkage group LG4, Pm_UMD_F_2, whole genome shotgun sequence window:
- the trir gene encoding telomerase RNA component interacting RNase, producing MDPKRAHDKPQTSGGGGGSSEDSSCGSPASPSSSPAQPSSKPLMPGGNVFANDGSFMELFKKKMEEEKRKKEMQQTGGDARATEQGQTPVEKKAPPVTSFVGKRRGGVFLKTGIVAKKQKQDTEAEPGKSDAWSKYMAEVKKYKAHQCGDDDKTRPLVK from the exons ATGGATCCAAAACGCGCACACGACAAACCTCAAACGAGCGGCGGCGGTGGCGGCAGCAGCGAAGACTCCAGCTGCGGGAGCCCCGCGTCCCCCTCGAGCAGCCCCGCACAGCCATCGAGCAAACCCCTGATGCCTGGGGGCAACGTGTTCGCTAACGACGGCAGCTTCATGGAGCTGTTCAAGAAGAAGATggaagaggagaagaggaaaaaggagatgcAGCAAACAGGTGGAGATGCCAGAGCCACCGAGCAAGGACAGACACCAGTGGAAAAGAAGGCCCCACCCGTGACGAGCTTT GTGGGGAAGCGCCGAGGCGGTGTGTTCCTAAAGACCGGCATTGTTGCGAAGAAGCAGAAACAAGACACAGAA GCTGAGCCAGGCAAGAGCGATGCTTGGTCTAAGTACATGGCTGAGGTGAAAAAGTACAAAGCCCACCAGTGTGGCGACGACGACAAAACCAGGCCTCTGGTCAAGTAG
- the hook2 gene encoding protein Hook homolog 2 isoform X3 codes for MSLDKAKLCDSLLTWLQTFQVPSCNSKHDLTSGVAIAHVLHRIDPSWFNETWLGRIKEESGANWRLKVSNLKKILKSMMEYYHDVLGHQVSDEHMPDVNLIGEMGDVTELGKLVQLVLGCAVSCEKKQEQIQQIMTLEESVQHVVMTAIQELLSKEPSSEPGSPETYGDFDYQSRKYYFLSEEADEKEDLSQRCRDLEHQLSVALEEKMSLQAETRSLKEKLSLCESLDASTTAITGKKLLLLQSQMEQLQEENYRLENGRDDMRVRAEILEREVAELQLRNEELTSLAQEAQALKDEMDILRHSSDRVNQLEAMVETYKRKLEDLGDLRRQVRLLEERNTVYMQRTCELEEELRRANAVRSQLDTYKRQAHELHTKHSAEAMKAEKWQFEYKNLHDKYDALLKEKERLIAERDTLRETNDELRCAQVQQRYLSGAGGLCDSGDTVENLAAEIMPTEIKETVVRLQSENKMLCVQEETYRQKLVEVQAELEEAQRSKNGLETQNRLNQQQISELRSQVEELQKALQEQDSKNEDSSLLKKKLEEHLEKLHEAQSDLQKKKEVIDDLEPKVDSNMAKKIDELQEILRKKDEDMKQMEQRYKRYVEKARTVIKTLDPKQQPVAPDIQALKNQLTEKEQRIQHLEHDYEKSRARHDQEEKLIISAWYNMGMGLHQKMSGERLGSSNQAMSFLAQQRQLTNARRGLTRHHPR; via the exons AGACCCTTCTTGGTTTAATGAGACATGGCTAGGCAGGATCAAGGAGGAGAGCGGGGCCAACTGGCGCCTCAAG GTCAGCAATTTGAAAAAGATTCTGAAAAGCATGATGGAATATTATCACGAT GTGCTCGGTCACCAGGTGTCTGATGAGCATATGCCAGACGTGAACCTGATAGGAGAGATGGGAGATGTCACAGAACTGGGAAAGCTGGTACAGCTCGTGTTGGGTTGTGCAGTCAGCTGCGAGAAGAAACAAG AGCAAATCCAGCAGATAATGACACTCGAGGAATCTGTCCAGCATGTTGTGATGACTGCCATTCAGGAA ctCTTATCGAAGGAGCCGTCATCTGAACCGGGAAGCCCAGAGACCTACGGGGATTTTGACTATCAG TCCAGGAAGTATTATTTTCTGAGTGAGGAGGCAGACGAGAAGGAGGACCTGAGCCAGCGCTGTCGAGACCTTGAACATCAG CTGTCAGTGGCTCTGGAGGAGAAGATGTCCCTGCAGGCAGAGACACGCTCCCTGAAAGAGAAGCTCAGCCTATGCGAATCTCTGGACGCCTCCACCACTGCCATCACTGgcaagaagctgctgctgctgcagagtcaGATGGAGCAGCTTCAAGAGGAAAACTACAG ACTGGAGAACGGCAGAGACGACATGCGTGTGCGGGCAGAGATACTGGAGCGCGAGGTGGCTGAGCTGCAGCTACGGAACGAAGAGCTGACCAGCCTGGCGCAGGAGGCCCAGGCTCTCAAAGACGAGATGGACATCCTCAG GCACTCGTCTGACCGGGTGAACCAGCTCGAGGCGATGGTGGAGACGTACAAGAGGAAGCTGGAGGACCTGGGAGACCTGCGCAGACAGGTGCGCCTCCTGGAAGAGCGCAACACTGTGTACATGCAGCGCACGTGcgagctggaggaggagctTCGCAGGGCCAACGCTGTCCGCAGTCAGCTGGACACCTACAAGAGACAG GCTCATGAGCTTCACACCAAGCACTCAGCAGAGGCCATGAAAGCTGAGAAGTGGCAGTTTGAGTACAAGAACCTTCACGACAAGTACGACGCACTGCTGAAGGAGAAAGAA CGTCTGATCGCAGAAAGAGACACACTGCGGGAGACAAACGATGAGCTCAGGTGTGCACAAGTCCAGCAGAGGTATCTCAGTGGAGCAG gaggctTGTGTGACAGCGGTGACACAGTTGAAAACCTGGCTGCAGAGATCATGCCAACTGAGATAAA GGAGACAGTTGTTCGTCTCCAAAGTGAAAACAAGATGCTGTGCGTCCAAGAGGAGACCTACCGACAGAAACTTGTGGAAGTTCAGGCTGAGCTGGAGGAGGCTCAACGCAGCAAGAATGGGCTAGAAACTCAGAAcag GCTGAACCAGCAGCAGATCTCAGAGCTGCGTTCTCAGGTCGAGGAGCTCCAGAAAGCACTCCAGGAGCAGGACAGCAAGAACGAGGAC tCGTCCTTATTGAAGAAAAAGCTTGAGGAGCACCT GGAGAAGCTCCACGAGGCCCAGTCAgacctgcaaaagaaaaaagaggtcATTGATGACCTGGAGCCCAAAGTAGACAGCAACA TGGCTAAGAAGATTGATGAACTCCAGGAGATCCTGCGGAAGAAGGACGAGGACATGAAGCAGATGGAGCAACGATACAAACGCTACGTGGAGAAGGCGAGAACG GTGATCAAAACCCTGGATCCTAAGCAGCAGCCAGTGGCTCCTGACATTCAGGCCCTGAAAAACCAGCTGACAGAGAAGGAGCAAAGAATCCAGCATCTGGAG CATGATTATGAGAAGAGCAGGGCCAGGCATGACCAGGAGGAGAAACTCATCATCAGTGCCTGGTACAACATG GGAATGGGGCTGCATCAGAAAATGTCTGGTGAGCGGCTGGGTTCCTCCAACCAGGCCATGTCCTTCCTCGCCCAGCAGAGACAACTCACCAACGCAAGGAGGGGCCTGACACGACACCACCCGAGATGA
- the hook2 gene encoding protein Hook homolog 2 isoform X2, producing MSLDKAKLCDSLLTWLQTFQVPSCNSKHDLTSGVAIAHVLHRIDPSWFNETWLGRIKEESGANWRLKVSNLKKILKSMMEYYHDVLGHQVSDEHMPDVNLIGEMGDVTELGKLVQLVLGCAVSCEKKQEQIQQIMTLEESVQHVVMTAIQELLSKEPSSEPGSPETYGDFDYQSRKYYFLSEEADEKEDLSQRCRDLEHQLSVALEEKMSLQAETRSLKEKLSLCESLDASTTAITGKKLLLLQSQMEQLQEENYRLENGRDDMRVRAEILEREVAELQLRNEELTSLAQEAQALKDEMDILRHSSDRVNQLEAMVETYKRKLEDLGDLRRQVRLLEERNTVYMQRTCELEEELRRANAVRSQLDTYKRQAHELHTKHSAEAMKAEKWQFEYKNLHDKYDALLKEKERLIAERDTLRETNDELRCAQVQQRYLSGAGGLCDSGDTVENLAAEIMPTEIKETVVRLQSENKMLCVQEETYRQKLVEVQAELEEAQRSKNGLETQNRLNQQQISELRSQVEELQKALQEQDSKNEDAISSLLKKKLEEHLEKLHEAQSDLQKKKEVIDDLEPKVDSNMAKKIDELQEILRKKDEDMKQMEQRYKRYVEKARTVIKTLDPKQQPVAPDIQALKNQLTEKEQRIQHLEHDYEKSRARHDQEEKLIISAWYNMGMGLHQKMSGERLGSSNQAMSFLAQQRQLTNARRGLTRHHPR from the exons AGACCCTTCTTGGTTTAATGAGACATGGCTAGGCAGGATCAAGGAGGAGAGCGGGGCCAACTGGCGCCTCAAG GTCAGCAATTTGAAAAAGATTCTGAAAAGCATGATGGAATATTATCACGAT GTGCTCGGTCACCAGGTGTCTGATGAGCATATGCCAGACGTGAACCTGATAGGAGAGATGGGAGATGTCACAGAACTGGGAAAGCTGGTACAGCTCGTGTTGGGTTGTGCAGTCAGCTGCGAGAAGAAACAAG AGCAAATCCAGCAGATAATGACACTCGAGGAATCTGTCCAGCATGTTGTGATGACTGCCATTCAGGAA ctCTTATCGAAGGAGCCGTCATCTGAACCGGGAAGCCCAGAGACCTACGGGGATTTTGACTATCAG TCCAGGAAGTATTATTTTCTGAGTGAGGAGGCAGACGAGAAGGAGGACCTGAGCCAGCGCTGTCGAGACCTTGAACATCAG CTGTCAGTGGCTCTGGAGGAGAAGATGTCCCTGCAGGCAGAGACACGCTCCCTGAAAGAGAAGCTCAGCCTATGCGAATCTCTGGACGCCTCCACCACTGCCATCACTGgcaagaagctgctgctgctgcagagtcaGATGGAGCAGCTTCAAGAGGAAAACTACAG ACTGGAGAACGGCAGAGACGACATGCGTGTGCGGGCAGAGATACTGGAGCGCGAGGTGGCTGAGCTGCAGCTACGGAACGAAGAGCTGACCAGCCTGGCGCAGGAGGCCCAGGCTCTCAAAGACGAGATGGACATCCTCAG GCACTCGTCTGACCGGGTGAACCAGCTCGAGGCGATGGTGGAGACGTACAAGAGGAAGCTGGAGGACCTGGGAGACCTGCGCAGACAGGTGCGCCTCCTGGAAGAGCGCAACACTGTGTACATGCAGCGCACGTGcgagctggaggaggagctTCGCAGGGCCAACGCTGTCCGCAGTCAGCTGGACACCTACAAGAGACAG GCTCATGAGCTTCACACCAAGCACTCAGCAGAGGCCATGAAAGCTGAGAAGTGGCAGTTTGAGTACAAGAACCTTCACGACAAGTACGACGCACTGCTGAAGGAGAAAGAA CGTCTGATCGCAGAAAGAGACACACTGCGGGAGACAAACGATGAGCTCAGGTGTGCACAAGTCCAGCAGAGGTATCTCAGTGGAGCAG gaggctTGTGTGACAGCGGTGACACAGTTGAAAACCTGGCTGCAGAGATCATGCCAACTGAGATAAA GGAGACAGTTGTTCGTCTCCAAAGTGAAAACAAGATGCTGTGCGTCCAAGAGGAGACCTACCGACAGAAACTTGTGGAAGTTCAGGCTGAGCTGGAGGAGGCTCAACGCAGCAAGAATGGGCTAGAAACTCAGAAcag GCTGAACCAGCAGCAGATCTCAGAGCTGCGTTCTCAGGTCGAGGAGCTCCAGAAAGCACTCCAGGAGCAGGACAGCAAGAACGAGGAC GCCATC tCGTCCTTATTGAAGAAAAAGCTTGAGGAGCACCT GGAGAAGCTCCACGAGGCCCAGTCAgacctgcaaaagaaaaaagaggtcATTGATGACCTGGAGCCCAAAGTAGACAGCAACA TGGCTAAGAAGATTGATGAACTCCAGGAGATCCTGCGGAAGAAGGACGAGGACATGAAGCAGATGGAGCAACGATACAAACGCTACGTGGAGAAGGCGAGAACG GTGATCAAAACCCTGGATCCTAAGCAGCAGCCAGTGGCTCCTGACATTCAGGCCCTGAAAAACCAGCTGACAGAGAAGGAGCAAAGAATCCAGCATCTGGAG CATGATTATGAGAAGAGCAGGGCCAGGCATGACCAGGAGGAGAAACTCATCATCAGTGCCTGGTACAACATG GGAATGGGGCTGCATCAGAAAATGTCTGGTGAGCGGCTGGGTTCCTCCAACCAGGCCATGTCCTTCCTCGCCCAGCAGAGACAACTCACCAACGCAAGGAGGGGCCTGACACGACACCACCCGAGATGA
- the hook2 gene encoding protein Hook homolog 2 isoform X1, which translates to MSLDKAKLCDSLLTWLQTFQVPSCNSKHDLTSGVAIAHVLHRIDPSWFNETWLGRIKEESGANWRLKVSNLKKILKSMMEYYHDVLGHQVSDEHMPDVNLIGEMGDVTELGKLVQLVLGCAVSCEKKQEQIQQIMTLEESVQHVVMTAIQELLSKEPSSEPGSPETYGDFDYQSRKYYFLSEEADEKEDLSQRCRDLEHQLSVALEEKMSLQAETRSLKEKLSLCESLDASTTAITGKKLLLLQSQMEQLQEENYRLENGRDDMRVRAEILEREVAELQLRNEELTSLAQEAQALKDEMDILRHSSDRVNQLEAMVETYKRKLEDLGDLRRQVRLLEERNTVYMQRTCELEEELRRANAVRSQLDTYKRQAHELHTKHSAEAMKAEKWQFEYKNLHDKYDALLKEKERLIAERDTLRETNDELRCAQVQQRYLSGAGGLCDSGDTVENLAAEIMPTEIKETVVRLQSENKMLCVQEETYRQKLVEVQAELEEAQRSKNGLETQNSHAPSPTHLPPFVLFFSSFSSQPFLSSLTRVSLIFVFPRLNQQQISELRSQVEELQKALQEQDSKNEDSSLLKKKLEEHLEKLHEAQSDLQKKKEVIDDLEPKVDSNMAKKIDELQEILRKKDEDMKQMEQRYKRYVEKARTVIKTLDPKQQPVAPDIQALKNQLTEKEQRIQHLEHDYEKSRARHDQEEKLIISAWYNMGMGLHQKMSGERLGSSNQAMSFLAQQRQLTNARRGLTRHHPR; encoded by the exons AGACCCTTCTTGGTTTAATGAGACATGGCTAGGCAGGATCAAGGAGGAGAGCGGGGCCAACTGGCGCCTCAAG GTCAGCAATTTGAAAAAGATTCTGAAAAGCATGATGGAATATTATCACGAT GTGCTCGGTCACCAGGTGTCTGATGAGCATATGCCAGACGTGAACCTGATAGGAGAGATGGGAGATGTCACAGAACTGGGAAAGCTGGTACAGCTCGTGTTGGGTTGTGCAGTCAGCTGCGAGAAGAAACAAG AGCAAATCCAGCAGATAATGACACTCGAGGAATCTGTCCAGCATGTTGTGATGACTGCCATTCAGGAA ctCTTATCGAAGGAGCCGTCATCTGAACCGGGAAGCCCAGAGACCTACGGGGATTTTGACTATCAG TCCAGGAAGTATTATTTTCTGAGTGAGGAGGCAGACGAGAAGGAGGACCTGAGCCAGCGCTGTCGAGACCTTGAACATCAG CTGTCAGTGGCTCTGGAGGAGAAGATGTCCCTGCAGGCAGAGACACGCTCCCTGAAAGAGAAGCTCAGCCTATGCGAATCTCTGGACGCCTCCACCACTGCCATCACTGgcaagaagctgctgctgctgcagagtcaGATGGAGCAGCTTCAAGAGGAAAACTACAG ACTGGAGAACGGCAGAGACGACATGCGTGTGCGGGCAGAGATACTGGAGCGCGAGGTGGCTGAGCTGCAGCTACGGAACGAAGAGCTGACCAGCCTGGCGCAGGAGGCCCAGGCTCTCAAAGACGAGATGGACATCCTCAG GCACTCGTCTGACCGGGTGAACCAGCTCGAGGCGATGGTGGAGACGTACAAGAGGAAGCTGGAGGACCTGGGAGACCTGCGCAGACAGGTGCGCCTCCTGGAAGAGCGCAACACTGTGTACATGCAGCGCACGTGcgagctggaggaggagctTCGCAGGGCCAACGCTGTCCGCAGTCAGCTGGACACCTACAAGAGACAG GCTCATGAGCTTCACACCAAGCACTCAGCAGAGGCCATGAAAGCTGAGAAGTGGCAGTTTGAGTACAAGAACCTTCACGACAAGTACGACGCACTGCTGAAGGAGAAAGAA CGTCTGATCGCAGAAAGAGACACACTGCGGGAGACAAACGATGAGCTCAGGTGTGCACAAGTCCAGCAGAGGTATCTCAGTGGAGCAG gaggctTGTGTGACAGCGGTGACACAGTTGAAAACCTGGCTGCAGAGATCATGCCAACTGAGATAAA GGAGACAGTTGTTCGTCTCCAAAGTGAAAACAAGATGCTGTGCGTCCAAGAGGAGACCTACCGACAGAAACTTGTGGAAGTTCAGGCTGAGCTGGAGGAGGCTCAACGCAGCAAGAATGGGCTAGAAACTCAGAAcag TCATGCCCCCTCCCCCACACACCTCcctccttttgttttgtttttttcctccttctcttcccAACCTTTCCTCTCATCCTTAACCCGTGTTTCCCTTATTTTCGTCTTTCCAAGGCTGAACCAGCAGCAGATCTCAGAGCTGCGTTCTCAGGTCGAGGAGCTCCAGAAAGCACTCCAGGAGCAGGACAGCAAGAACGAGGAC tCGTCCTTATTGAAGAAAAAGCTTGAGGAGCACCT GGAGAAGCTCCACGAGGCCCAGTCAgacctgcaaaagaaaaaagaggtcATTGATGACCTGGAGCCCAAAGTAGACAGCAACA TGGCTAAGAAGATTGATGAACTCCAGGAGATCCTGCGGAAGAAGGACGAGGACATGAAGCAGATGGAGCAACGATACAAACGCTACGTGGAGAAGGCGAGAACG GTGATCAAAACCCTGGATCCTAAGCAGCAGCCAGTGGCTCCTGACATTCAGGCCCTGAAAAACCAGCTGACAGAGAAGGAGCAAAGAATCCAGCATCTGGAG CATGATTATGAGAAGAGCAGGGCCAGGCATGACCAGGAGGAGAAACTCATCATCAGTGCCTGGTACAACATG GGAATGGGGCTGCATCAGAAAATGTCTGGTGAGCGGCTGGGTTCCTCCAACCAGGCCATGTCCTTCCTCGCCCAGCAGAGACAACTCACCAACGCAAGGAGGGGCCTGACACGACACCACCCGAGATGA